A window of the Hevea brasiliensis isolate MT/VB/25A 57/8 chromosome 6, ASM3005281v1, whole genome shotgun sequence genome harbors these coding sequences:
- the LOC110670768 gene encoding inactive protein RESTRICTED TEV MOVEMENT 2: MDSRQQKTTVAGRVYEDFEPSMDWVREPAIDTLRVYLPGFKKEQMKVQVTTSRNLRISGERPLGDGNKWSRFLKEIPIGSNYDPNGIGAKLEKGLLLIRHPKIVVTDNQPQEIIKPSTEAPKPPSQEAPKPPKPPHEKAQQAADPSKLKKQFSRKQPAPAETSEPLKPEKPTSEPEAKTGKADDGVGNGNIVSRQTIEKEKEMSKYEQKNTSNGMAADAGKQEKVDDFVQDKTDKNEVGKGIIRGSYYIFAKENFKQVFGDMVMEMKKSRNLKNCVLVVLFVVLGLAAFSYLRKSNN; the protein is encoded by the exons ATGGATTCAAGGCAACAAAAGACTACTGTAGCTGGACGTGTATATGAAGATTTCGAGCCTTCAATGGACTGGGTACGAGAGCCTGCAATTGACACGCTCAGGGTCTATCTACCAG gcttTAAAAAGGAGCAAATGAAAGTGCAAGTAACCACATCTCGAAATCTAAGGATCAGTGGAGAACGTCCCCTTGGTGATGGCAACAAATGGAGCCGTTTCCTCAAGGAAATTCCTATTGGTTCAAATTATGATCCTAATGGAATCGGTGCTAAGCTTGAAAAAGGTTTACTTCTTATCAGACACCCTAAAATAGTTGTTACTGATAATCAGCCACAGGAGATTATCAAACCATCAACAGAAGCTCCAAAACCACCATCCCAAGAAGCACCAAAGCCTCCAAAGCCACCGCATGAAAAGGCACAGCAAGCTGCCGACCCTTCAAAGCTGAAAAAGCAATTCTCTAGAAAACAACCAGCACCAGCAGAAACATCTGAACCTTTGAAGCCTGAAAAGCCCACAAGTGAACCTGAGGCAAAAACTGGCAAAGCTGATGATGGGGTAGGAAATGGGAATATTGTTTCTCGGCAGACGATAGAGAAGGAGAAGGAAATGAGCAAATACGAGCAGAAAAATACGAGCAATGGAATGGCTGCTGACGCAGGAAAACAAGAAAAGGTTGATGATTTTGTTCAGGATAAGACAGATAAAAATGAAGTTGGTAAAGGAATCATAAGGGGAAGTTATTATAtatttgcaaaagaaaatttcaagcaggttttTGGAGATATGGTGATGGAGATGAAGAagtcaagaaatttgaagaactgCGTTCTGGTTGTTTTATTTGTGGTACTTGGGTTGGCTGCATTTAGTTATCTTAGAAAATCTAACAACTAA
- the LOC110670769 gene encoding SNF1-related protein kinase regulatory subunit beta-3, translating into MSNQYVDDHEDTTVMGFEVPKSPDSSYNNAYPGNEDEARDPPLVPPHLQHTLLSYPASVDSSETIPAPQNVILNHLYIENREAPRSVVALGFTHRFRSKYVTVVLYKPVQRRGSTST; encoded by the exons ATGAGCAACCAATATGTTGATGATCAT GAAGACACAACTGTAATGGGATTTGAAGTTCCAAAATCTCCTGATTCAAGTTACAACAATGCCTACCCTGGGAATGAAGATGAGGCACGGGACCCACCTCTAGTCCCTCCGCACCTGCAGCACACCTTGCTTAGCTACCCAGCAAGTGTGGACAGTTCTGAAACTATTCCTGCTCCGCAGAATGTAATTCTCAACCATCTTTACATCGAGAATCGGGAGGCCCCACGTTCAGTGGTGGCCCTTGGTTTTACTCACCGCTTCCGTTCAAAATATGTTACTGTTGTGCTATACAAACCGGTTCAGAGGAGGGGGAGTACCAGCACTTAA